Proteins encoded together in one Streptosporangiales bacterium window:
- a CDS encoding two-component sensor histidine kinase, whose translation MVTQSRPGRSLRGRARDAVLLPVLAAICAAPYVLPPRAFDQRHPDKFDPPFEVAQWTVALPILAIGLLLTRRQYPRTTLAAVVGLAVVAVSVNGAVLTMALPVMVALFNLALRTDRKTWLVAAGITAAAVTLPIVIRYPSMWPQVFGIVFWVALPPAIAEAVRNRRAYLAEVVERARRAEETKEQEARRQVAEERIRIARDLHDILAHTIAVINVQSGVAAHVIDGDTEQARQALVHINDASDTALQELRTMLDVLRQDGDQTAPTRPAPTLRDLDELVDGLRASGVAITVQTTGDLDEPATEVGVVAYRVLQEALTNVLKHARASAVQVRATVDGDGVDLEVADDGVGSPDPPPVGHGRMGMRERVHSVGGTVQDGPVAGGYRVTAQLPSTTSRSRR comes from the coding sequence ACCAGCGGCACCCGGACAAATTCGACCCGCCGTTCGAGGTCGCGCAGTGGACGGTCGCCCTGCCCATCCTCGCGATCGGGTTGCTGCTCACGCGCCGGCAGTACCCGCGGACGACGCTCGCCGCGGTGGTCGGCCTCGCCGTCGTCGCGGTCAGCGTGAACGGGGCGGTCCTGACGATGGCGCTGCCGGTGATGGTCGCGCTGTTCAACCTCGCGCTGCGTACGGACCGGAAGACCTGGCTCGTCGCCGCGGGTATCACGGCCGCGGCCGTGACCCTCCCGATCGTGATCAGGTACCCGTCGATGTGGCCGCAGGTGTTCGGCATCGTGTTCTGGGTGGCGCTGCCGCCGGCCATCGCCGAGGCCGTACGTAACCGCCGCGCGTACCTCGCCGAGGTGGTGGAGCGGGCCAGGCGGGCGGAGGAGACCAAGGAGCAGGAGGCCAGGCGGCAGGTCGCCGAGGAGCGGATCAGGATCGCCAGGGACCTGCACGACATCCTGGCGCACACCATCGCCGTCATCAACGTGCAGTCCGGCGTCGCCGCACACGTCATCGACGGCGACACCGAGCAGGCGCGGCAGGCGCTCGTCCACATCAACGACGCCAGCGACACCGCGCTCCAGGAGCTCCGCACGATGCTCGACGTGCTGCGGCAGGACGGCGACCAGACCGCGCCGACCAGGCCGGCCCCGACGCTGCGCGACCTCGACGAGCTCGTCGACGGCCTGCGCGCCTCGGGCGTGGCGATCACCGTGCAGACCACAGGCGACCTGGACGAGCCGGCCACCGAGGTCGGCGTGGTGGCGTACCGGGTGCTGCAGGAGGCCCTGACCAACGTGCTCAAACACGCACGCGCGAGCGCGGTGCAGGTACGCGCGACGGTGGACGGCGACGGCGTGGACCTGGAGGTCGCCGACGACGGCGTCGGGTCACCAGACCCGCCACCGGTCGGGCACGGCCGGATGGGGATGCGCGAGCGCGTGCACTCCGTGGGCGGCACCGTGCAGGACGGACCCGTTGCGGGCGGTTACCGGGTCACCGCACAGCTACCGTCGACGACCTCGAGGAGCAGGCGATGA